The Nostoc sp. 'Lobaria pulmonaria (5183) cyanobiont' genome window below encodes:
- a CDS encoding alpha/beta hydrolase, producing MGNWRSLKTVAGFFSAIALTQFGANTSAIAADTVVVRLGLFTESISLAELQKAAKTGELPGSLQSYTKGLSQEQRRFFLGALGMNIPMNVVTLDKLINTQIGTTILNDFATALARKDKAGVQALRAGLVLGSTAPQGLSILSFIAAYPSKRLEIDLPKAWVVTRNLNTAFWRTQQFMLAIAPQLNPITAQPGTPQIAFPFDPSQPGSAQVKILNLSLNDQKRDAYGGLRQRKIPVDIYWSTAATLDKPVIVFSHGFGSVRTDLRYLAEHLASHGYVVAALEHPGSNQANVNLTLQGKTRVMKPEEFLYRPQDISFVLDELEKLNQTANHPLQGKLATMNAMVVGYSFGGGTALALAGAELQLEHLKQRCKKNLTILSLGENMQCIAQELPENSYQLRDPRIKQAIALNPTTSLIFGETGLTKIQVPTIVLAGSADKTTPALTEQIVGFEKIPSPKSLVGIIGGTHLSVKDPSTTLDQIGQPNTPISGGEVVGEQAADVRKYVKALTLAFAAQMTPEAKNYAIFLTPDYAQFASTAAFPFRLITQIPPDAMAVVKEFVEK from the coding sequence ATGGGAAATTGGAGAAGTCTTAAGACAGTTGCGGGTTTCTTTAGCGCCATCGCACTTACACAGTTTGGGGCAAATACTTCAGCCATTGCTGCTGATACAGTTGTTGTGCGTTTGGGTTTATTTACAGAATCCATCTCCCTTGCTGAGTTGCAAAAGGCTGCAAAAACTGGGGAATTGCCTGGGAGTTTACAGTCTTACACTAAAGGATTATCCCAAGAACAACGCCGCTTCTTCTTGGGAGCGCTGGGCATGAATATACCCATGAATGTTGTCACACTTGATAAGTTAATTAATACCCAGATTGGTACAACTATTCTCAATGATTTTGCTACAGCCTTAGCCCGAAAGGATAAAGCTGGAGTACAAGCACTCAGAGCAGGATTGGTATTAGGTTCCACTGCACCACAGGGTCTTTCTATACTAAGTTTTATTGCTGCTTATCCCAGCAAACGCTTAGAAATTGATTTGCCAAAGGCTTGGGTTGTTACAAGAAATTTAAATACAGCTTTTTGGCGCACCCAGCAATTCATGTTAGCGATCGCTCCCCAACTCAACCCGATAACAGCACAGCCGGGAACACCGCAGATTGCTTTCCCTTTTGATCCCAGCCAACCAGGAAGCGCCCAAGTAAAAATCCTCAATTTAAGCTTGAACGATCAAAAGCGCGATGCCTACGGCGGGCTACGCCAACGCAAAATCCCAGTTGATATTTACTGGTCAACTGCTGCAACTCTCGACAAACCCGTTATTGTCTTTTCTCACGGCTTCGGGTCAGTCCGCACGGACTTGCGTTACCTAGCAGAACATTTAGCATCCCACGGTTATGTAGTAGCAGCTTTAGAACATCCCGGTAGTAATCAGGCAAATGTTAACCTAACATTACAAGGCAAAACCAGAGTCATGAAGCCTGAGGAGTTTTTGTATCGCCCTCAAGATATTAGTTTTGTCCTTGACGAATTAGAAAAGCTCAACCAAACGGCTAATCATCCCCTACAAGGGAAACTTGCAACCATGAACGCGATGGTTGTTGGCTATTCTTTTGGTGGTGGTACAGCTTTAGCACTTGCTGGAGCGGAGTTACAACTAGAACATCTCAAACAACGTTGTAAAAAGAACCTGACTATCTTGAGTTTGGGAGAAAATATGCAGTGCATCGCTCAAGAACTACCAGAAAATAGCTATCAACTACGAGATCCCAGAATAAAACAAGCGATCGCTCTCAATCCGACAACTTCTCTGATTTTTGGCGAAACTGGGTTAACAAAAATACAAGTTCCTACCATAGTGTTAGCAGGTTCCGCCGATAAAACTACCCCAGCTTTAACTGAACAGATTGTAGGATTTGAAAAGATCCCATCCCCAAAATCGTTAGTTGGTATAATTGGGGGTACTCATCTAAGTGTAAAAGACCCCAGCACCACATTAGATCAGATCGGACAACCAAATACACCGATTAGTGGCGGTGAAGTTGTCGGCGAACAAGCAGCAGATGTTCGCAAGTACGTTAAAGCTCTAACCTTGGCCTTTGCTGCGCAAATGACTCCAGAAGCTAAAAACTATGCTATCTTCCTGACACCAGACTATGCCCAGTTTGCTTCAACTGCTGCATTCCCATTTCGTCTAATTACGCAGATTCCGCCTGATGCTATGGCAGTGGTGAAAGAATTTGTTGAGAAATAA
- a CDS encoding DUF6875 domain-containing protein — MQLYTTREIEQLQQHEDLSALIEIMEWVKKFLGRSHPDLGRPGAVCPFVPYSLKSNSIRLAVIHTKDLYPEQLEEIVGCYRDIFLKIDIKEQELGINRAFLLIFPDIDIEDAPKVIDSVQQKLKPLFVESGLMIGEFHKRNESPGLHNLNFRPLRSPIPLLAIRFMVEADLPFLQNPTDPHLRIRYLEAYLKHFDRKFTDATKLKNAHQALALAKEQVQQENLVSSCI, encoded by the coding sequence ATGCAACTCTATACAACTCGTGAAATCGAACAACTCCAGCAACACGAAGACCTTTCTGCCTTAATTGAAATTATGGAGTGGGTGAAAAAATTTTTAGGAAGGTCTCATCCTGACTTAGGTAGACCTGGCGCAGTTTGCCCGTTTGTACCTTACTCTCTCAAATCCAACAGTATTCGTCTAGCAGTTATTCACACAAAAGATTTGTATCCAGAACAATTAGAAGAGATTGTTGGATGCTATCGAGATATATTTCTGAAAATAGATATTAAAGAGCAGGAATTAGGAATTAATAGAGCTTTTTTACTTATTTTTCCTGACATCGATATAGAAGATGCTCCTAAAGTAATAGATAGTGTTCAGCAAAAACTTAAACCTTTGTTTGTTGAGTCAGGATTGATGATAGGAGAATTTCATAAACGTAACGAAAGTCCTGGTTTACACAATCTAAATTTTCGTCCACTTCGTAGTCCTATCCCCTTATTAGCTATCCGGTTCATGGTTGAGGCTGACCTCCCCTTTCTTCAGAATCCTACTGATCCCCACTTACGTATTCGGTATTTGGAAGCTTACTTAAAGCATTTTGATCGGAAATTTACAGATGCAACAAAGTTGAAAAATGCTCATCAAGCATTAGCTTTAGCAAAAGAACAAGTTCAACAAGAAAATTTAGTGAGTTCTTGTATATAA
- a CDS encoding M28 family peptidase: protein MRKWIWLMLLVLMTVAVLGSRGSTFFEQRPSPTIVESIPVKTPEAQPESKEVDINPQVSTDKLLNHIQKLNFQRYTTKERSLTRTYITTELKKIGWKPKLEKFFDGVNIFAERPGTNKAAKAILVAAHYDTVALSPGADDNASGVAVVLEVARLLGSHPTPRTLQLAFFDREEAGLLGSQAFVSKTARLQNLGGAIVMDMVGYACYTAGCQKYPAGLPITPPSDKGDFLAVVGDTEHLPLLNAFQNSHNIPSIALNKQKANLPAVLTLPIPFKGLLTPDTLRSDHAPFWYQGVGAVLVTDTANLRTPHYHKPSDVPAIIERSFFTGAAQIVVNATSALLEKNQVLETQAPS, encoded by the coding sequence ATGAGAAAATGGATTTGGCTGATGCTGTTGGTGCTGATGACAGTTGCCGTGTTGGGTAGCAGAGGTAGCACGTTTTTTGAACAGCGTCCCTCACCGACAATTGTTGAGAGCATTCCAGTAAAAACACCCGAAGCACAGCCAGAGTCAAAGGAAGTTGACATTAACCCGCAAGTGTCTACTGACAAGCTGTTAAACCATATCCAAAAGTTGAATTTTCAGCGCTACACCACAAAAGAGCGATCGCTTACTCGCACTTATATTACAACGGAACTGAAAAAAATCGGCTGGAAACCTAAATTAGAAAAGTTCTTTGACGGTGTAAATATTTTTGCCGAACGTCCAGGAACTAACAAAGCCGCTAAAGCAATTCTCGTAGCAGCGCATTACGACACTGTTGCCTTATCCCCTGGTGCTGATGATAATGCCAGTGGTGTAGCTGTAGTGCTGGAAGTCGCTCGGTTGCTCGGTTCCCATCCTACGCCACGGACGTTACAGCTAGCTTTTTTTGATCGAGAGGAAGCAGGACTTTTGGGTAGTCAGGCTTTTGTGAGTAAGACAGCACGCTTGCAAAATTTAGGCGGAGCGATCGTTATGGATATGGTGGGTTACGCTTGTTACACTGCTGGCTGTCAGAAATACCCTGCCGGATTGCCTATTACGCCACCTAGCGACAAGGGCGATTTTTTGGCAGTAGTTGGTGATACAGAACATTTACCTTTGCTGAATGCTTTTCAAAATTCACACAACATCCCCTCAATCGCCCTGAATAAACAAAAAGCAAATCTGCCAGCAGTCCTAACACTACCAATTCCTTTTAAAGGTTTACTGACACCAGACACCCTACGCAGCGACCATGCACCGTTTTGGTACCAGGGCGTAGGCGCTGTACTGGTGACAGATACCGCAAATTTACGCACTCCGCACTATCATAAACCTAGCGATGTGCCAGCGATTATCGAGCGATCGTTCTTCACAGGAGCAGCACAAATTGTAGTTAATGCTACTAGTGCCTTGTTAGAGAAAAACCAGGTTTTGGAAACTCAAGCACCAAGCTAA
- a CDS encoding ABC transporter ATP-binding protein, producing the protein MAKLELKNLNKTYNPKVVPVKDVSLTVDNHEFLTLLGPSGCGKSTVLRMIAGLEEPTRGQIEIGEVDVTYKRASDRNIAMVFQSYALYPHMTVYENLASGLKLKKVPPTEIKQRVAEVAEVLGLAELMNRKPGQMSGGQRQRVAVGRALVRNADVYLLDEPLSNLDALLRERVRADIKQIFAAQKVPVVYVTHDQTEAMTLSTKVALLNDGYVQQLDPPDRIYNHPANLFVAGFVGSPQMNLLTLPCKGQYAILSNFQVLLPDIPTVPPQIVLGIRPENVRIAQPGDTQTIQGRVFLVENLGMHYLVSVRVEGSQTEAITVRALLPIDQNWSDKDITLALPPEDIHWFDVQSGHALVKRQMLGVSR; encoded by the coding sequence ATGGCTAAACTCGAACTCAAAAACTTGAACAAAACCTATAATCCTAAAGTCGTCCCTGTCAAAGACGTTAGTTTAACTGTAGATAACCATGAGTTTCTCACTTTACTTGGCCCTTCTGGCTGTGGTAAATCCACCGTCCTACGAATGATTGCGGGTCTTGAAGAACCGACTCGCGGTCAGATCGAGATTGGAGAGGTGGATGTCACCTATAAACGAGCAAGCGATCGCAACATTGCAATGGTATTTCAAAGCTATGCACTCTATCCCCACATGACAGTGTACGAAAACCTCGCTTCTGGACTCAAGCTGAAAAAAGTACCACCTACAGAAATTAAACAGCGAGTGGCAGAAGTGGCAGAAGTTTTAGGATTAGCAGAGTTAATGAACCGCAAGCCTGGTCAAATGTCGGGAGGTCAACGGCAGCGGGTTGCTGTCGGTCGGGCTTTGGTGCGTAATGCCGATGTCTACCTGCTGGATGAACCTTTAAGTAACCTAGATGCACTGCTGCGGGAAAGAGTCCGAGCCGATATTAAGCAAATTTTTGCAGCCCAAAAAGTGCCAGTTGTCTACGTCACCCACGACCAAACCGAAGCGATGACGCTCTCCACGAAGGTTGCATTACTCAACGATGGCTATGTCCAGCAACTCGATCCGCCTGACCGCATCTATAACCATCCAGCTAATCTATTTGTGGCTGGATTTGTTGGTAGTCCGCAAATGAATTTGCTGACTTTACCTTGTAAGGGACAATACGCCATTCTGAGTAACTTCCAAGTGCTTCTTCCAGATATACCAACTGTACCACCGCAGATTGTTCTGGGAATCCGCCCAGAAAATGTCCGCATTGCTCAACCAGGTGATACTCAGACTATCCAAGGGCGAGTGTTTTTAGTAGAAAACTTGGGTATGCACTATTTGGTCAGTGTCAGGGTTGAAGGTTCACAAACCGAAGCGATTACAGTACGTGCTTTGTTGCCAATAGACCAAAATTGGAGTGACAAGGATATTACACTAGCATTGCCCCCTGAGGATATTCACTGGTTTGATGTGCAATCTGGCCATGCTCTTGTTAAAAGACAAATGTTAGGTGTCAGTCGCTAA